The Spirochaetales bacterium region CATACCTATCGAAGGATCGACAGAAAACCGGAGGATTTTTTTCATACCGATTGGACGGGGAAAGGCGGAGACGTCGCTGCCGGAACCTATACCGTTTAATGCGGTTCTCTCACAAACGGCCTCGATGATTATTTAAAACAAAACTATAAGGGGCTATATATCGTATACCCTTCACTCCTTAGGGTGTCACCCCACCACGGCACGGCACACTCGTTTGCTTGAGGTTGATGCAAAAAACTGCGTTCCGGACACCCGTGGAGGGCGGTGGCGGTAAAAATCCGGTTCACAGGGGGCAATTATTGGGTTGCATCGAACCTGTAAGGCCTTGTTTTGTTGAGAGTCGAATAGATAATTGAGTGCGCAGGAAGAAGCATTGAGTGTGCCTTTGTGCCTTATGACGTTTATTTTATAATGAACGTTTTTAATGGTGGGTAGGGGCGGATAATCGCCCCTGGTGAGATTGGGGGTATGCACATTATATAACGCGTCGATTATATTACGATTATTATAAATAACACTATCATCCATTTTAAAACCTTATTTCTGTCGAACGGAGGATCATGTTACTCGTTTCGCACCTGTCATACATAAACGCATTTCCTTTTTTTATAACGTTTTAAAGTGATAATGATTTTTTATCCAGTTTTGTTATAACGGAAGATACCCCCGTCCATCCCTTATACCGTATTCTTTTAATATGATATACTATCTCATCCCTCATGACACGATTCATGTTAGGATAAGTATATATAATAGTCTGTCAACAATCATATTATCACAAATATAATTTCTGTCAAGAAAAATGCAAACAAAAATATAGAAAAAATGAAAAATATAATGATAAAATATTGAGTTTTTGTGGTTTTATTTAAACGTTATCTTCTTTTGTTTTAATTTAGGTTTAAATCAATAAAAACCATGTGACAAAAAATAAAAAATCGAATAAAATGGAAAATGGAGAAAAAACATATGACCGGAACCGGTTTTGAAGAATATAAAAAGAATATCGAAAAGAATTTGTATCTCATCTCCCGTGTCCTGAAAAAAGCGGTAAACGGCGAAGGTATCGGAAAAATCGACATATCAAAAATCGATAACGGCGGTTTCACGGATGTTTATAACGGCGTAAACTCGATGATCGACAAAATCATGAACATCGAGAAAAGGTGTGCGGAACACAAAAAAATCGATGAGGTGAGAATTGAAATTTTACATGAGACCGCCGGAAAAGTCGCTCATGATAATGAACTCATAACGATAATTCTCGGTAAAACGACGAAGCTGCCGGGAATTACCTCATCGGGGTATTTTACCCTCGATGAAAAGGGCAACGCCGTCTGTACCATCCACTCGGAAGAAACCGGGGCTCCCTCGATGGGAGGGCTTGTCGTTTCCAGTGATCTTCTCATGCGTGAGTTTCACCGCAAGGAGTATATTATCCGCAGTCGTCACACGGACGTTGGCCGCCCCGGAAAATCGGTAGCAGGATTATTAAAAGAGAGGGGTGTTGAATCGTTTATATTTTTCCCGTTCCCGTGTGGAGGAACTGTATCGGGTTTTTTCGCTTTCTGTTTCGATAATCCGGAACAGCATCCGGCGGAACCGCTTATCCTTGTACTCAGGGAGATTGTGATACTGGCGGGTATTAAAACATGCCAGATTCATGCAGAAAATGATTTGAGGGAAGCGAATCTCGAACTCGAACAGAAGGTCAGGGAAGGCGACCATGAACTGAAACGCATTAACGAGGTACTCAAAAAGGATATAAGCCACCGGGAAATGATTGAAAGGGCCCTTCGAGAGAATGAAGAACTCTACAGAACGCTTATTATCACCTGTCCCGATCCCATTATCATTACGGATTTGAATTTCAACATCACGATGGTAAACAAGGCGACCCTCGAGATAAACGGCATCGAAGATGAAGATATGTTGATCGGTATTAACGCGATCGAGTTTATTGCACCGCAAGACCGCGAGATCGCTGTCGGGAATGCAAAAAGAACATTGGAAGAAGGGGAAGTGGTTTTTGTCGAGTATACCCTTCTCAAACACGACGGTACCCCGTATCCCGCGGAACTTTGCGCGTCGGCCATTATCGATCCGGACGGAAATCCGCGGGCGTTTCTTGCCGTTATACGGGATTTGACAAGGAGAAAAGAAGCTGAAGAAGCCCTTGAAAAAGAAAAAGAACTTTTTGAAGTCACCCTTCGCTCGATAAATGAAGGGGTCATTACCACCGATATCGAGGGGAAGGTGATTTTAATCAACCGGGTTGCCGAAAAACTCACGGGTTGGAATCAGAAGGACGCGTTAGGGAAGGATTTCAATACCATATTTACGATAATCAAGGACAGGACACTCGAATACAATGGTGAGTTTATCAATGACATCTTGCGATTCGGCAAAAACATCGATTTCCTCGAAGACAAGATACTCCTTTCCCGTGACGGTTCCAAAATAACGATCTCGGGGAACGGCGCGCCGGTTGTCGACAAGGAGGGAAAAATTAAGGGAAGTGTCTTCGTGTTCAGGGATATCCGCGAAAAAAAGATGCTGGAAAAAGAGATATTCAGATCACGGAACATCGAATCACTCGGACTCCTGGCCGGTGGTATTGCCCATGATTTCAACAATATATTAACGGGTGTGATTACCAATATTTCCATCGCGAATACGTTATTGAATGAAGAAGGTGAAATCAAGGATCTGCTTAAAAGCGCGGAAAAAGCCGTCTTTCGTGCCAGCCGTTTGACCAATCAGCTTCTCACGTTTTCCAAGGGAGGCGCACCGGTAAAGGAAAACTCTTCGATCGTCGATCTCATTCAGGAATCGGCGTATTTCTGTTTGAGTGGTTCGAATATCGGATGTACCTTCGACCTCCCCGATGATCTCTGGACGGTTGAAATCGACAAGGGTCAGATGTACCAGGTATTGAACAATATTATTTACAATGCCAAGGAAGCCATGCGGGAGGGGGGTGACATAACGATCACGGCTGAAAACAAGTCGATCAAGAACATGCCTGCCGCTCATAATGCCTATGAAATATTTCTCCGGCCCGGAAAGTATATCAAAGTGAGGATCGAAGACTCCGGGTGCGGTATCGAGAAAAAAAACCTTGACAGAATTTTCGATCCCTATTTTACCACGAAAGAGTACGGAAGCGGTCTCGGGCTTACCAGCGCATACTCGATCGTGAAAAAACACGGGGGATTCATCAGCGTCGATTCCGAACCGGGAAAAGGATCCGTTTTCGAATTTTATCTTCCGGCCCAGGAAACGGAAGCCCGGGAAAACGATGTGTATGAGGAAACATTTCCCCTCTCGGGAGGACGGGTACTGGTAATGGATGATGACGAGGATGTGCGGAAAGTCATGGTAAAGCTGTTATTCAAAATGGGATACTCCGCAGATGCCGTCCGTGAGGGAAAGGAAGCGATCGACATGTACAGGCGGGCAAAGGAGGAAGACGATCCGTATCGTATGGTGATAATGGATCTTACCATACGCGGCGGAATGCAGGGGAAAGAGGCGGTAAAACACATTCTCGAATACGATCCTGAGGCGAAAGTGCTGGTTTCGAGCGGCTACTCGAACGATCCGGTACTTTCGCATTATACCGATTACGGATTTTGCGGTGTCGTTCCAAAACCCTTCAATCTATCCGCTTTGAAGATAATTTTCTCAAAGGTCTTCGAAGAACGTTAAGATAATATCGGGCCGCATGTCTTTGATGATTTTCTCTATGGCATACACTCACCCTGAAGTTTTTTCCTTGTCCTGCTGAAATGCCGTCTTGAGCCGTTCATGGAGAAAATTGATCGATTCACGAGTGGAGAGGTTGAAAAACGTCAGGACTGCCGGTTCCATCTGTTCAAACGTAAGCTGGGCCCGTTCGATATCGCAGAGTGAATTGGCAAGATAAACAGTCGAGACCAGTTCCATGACACTATCGTCGCATTGATCCGGTTCATGATGATAGCGTATCGCGGCTATGAGCTGGTCCGGGAAATGCCAGTGTTCCGCGATACGGGCCCCGATTTCCGCATGATGAAGGCCGATGGTGAACTTTTCAAAGATTTCCGCGGACATTCCGCGTTCGGTCGAAAAATTCTTGATGCTTTCGAGCAGATCCGGATGAAGAAACTCGACCACGACCTTTCCCAGATCATGAAGCAGGGCACTGACATATACATCATCCAGAATTTTCCTGAAATTGAAATTCTTTGCGAGGTGGTAACCGTAAAAAGCGGCCTTATACGAATGCTCCCAGAGTTCTTTCATGATGCCGTATTTTTCGGACAACAGATTCTGCGACCCGTACGAATACAGCAGGTTCCGCATTCCCCTGAACCCGATCATTTTCAACGCTTCCTCGACATCCGTCACCTTGTTCCGGAGCATATACTGCGCGGAATTGACGACTTTAAGCAGATCACCGGTAAGCGCGGGATCCGTTTTTACGACGCGCGCGATCTCGGAAAAAGAGGAATCCGGATTGGAAAGGAGACGCTGGAGTGAGGTGATATGTTCGGGGAATTGCGGTAACACCTTGATTTCATCGACCATTTTTTTGACAAGGGGATCGAGGTTGTCGAGAATAATATCCGACCTGGGAATGACGATTTTCGCGATCGTATCCTCCCCGTCCTTCTGAATGGAAAAGGAATCTTCCGACAGACCGATTTTACGAAGCATAAGAATGAGGATGACGATACCGAGTCCCGCACCCTCCGTCGAATCGATAACGGATTTGAATGCATCTTCCATGGTCTTGAACGACCTGGAATGAATGATCCGCTCCTCGATTCGTTTGAGTTCGTATCCCATAATCGGAACATTGTTTTTCACCGAGAGGGTGAAAAAACTCGTATTCGCGTGGAAAATGACTTTTGTATAAAGGTTTAAGTCCTTGAGTTTCTGAAAATAGGAATCGAGATTACCAAAGACCTGATCCTTGAAATTTTCCATACCCTTCCGGTAATCTTTGTAATTATTGATATTTAACCCTGTCTCATTGAAATACAGCCTTTTCAGATTGGCTTTTCTTCCGTTTTCGGTAAGCTCTCTCATGCAATAGGAAAGCTGGTTTTTTATTTTTTCCTCGCCGAGTTCCTTTAAAAAAAGTTCCAGGATAACCTCGAGTTTTTCACACGTATCATGAGTGAGGGTGTGTGTCGTAAAGGCGAGGGGTATTGATTTTTCAATCGCCTGTTTTATCTGCGCAAGGTCAAAAGCCATTAATGCAATCTTTCTCAACCGGCTGATATCGGATACTTCGC contains the following coding sequences:
- a CDS encoding PAS domain S-box protein, with protein sequence MEKKHMTGTGFEEYKKNIEKNLYLISRVLKKAVNGEGIGKIDISKIDNGGFTDVYNGVNSMIDKIMNIEKRCAEHKKIDEVRIEILHETAGKVAHDNELITIILGKTTKLPGITSSGYFTLDEKGNAVCTIHSEETGAPSMGGLVVSSDLLMREFHRKEYIIRSRHTDVGRPGKSVAGLLKERGVESFIFFPFPCGGTVSGFFAFCFDNPEQHPAEPLILVLREIVILAGIKTCQIHAENDLREANLELEQKVREGDHELKRINEVLKKDISHREMIERALRENEELYRTLIITCPDPIIITDLNFNITMVNKATLEINGIEDEDMLIGINAIEFIAPQDREIAVGNAKRTLEEGEVVFVEYTLLKHDGTPYPAELCASAIIDPDGNPRAFLAVIRDLTRRKEAEEALEKEKELFEVTLRSINEGVITTDIEGKVILINRVAEKLTGWNQKDALGKDFNTIFTIIKDRTLEYNGEFINDILRFGKNIDFLEDKILLSRDGSKITISGNGAPVVDKEGKIKGSVFVFRDIREKKMLEKEIFRSRNIESLGLLAGGIAHDFNNILTGVITNISIANTLLNEEGEIKDLLKSAEKAVFRASRLTNQLLTFSKGGAPVKENSSIVDLIQESAYFCLSGSNIGCTFDLPDDLWTVEIDKGQMYQVLNNIIYNAKEAMREGGDITITAENKSIKNMPAAHNAYEIFLRPGKYIKVRIEDSGCGIEKKNLDRIFDPYFTTKEYGSGLGLTSAYSIVKKHGGFISVDSEPGKGSVFEFYLPAQETEARENDVYEETFPLSGGRVLVMDDDEDVRKVMVKLLFKMGYSADAVREGKEAIDMYRRAKEEDDPYRMVIMDLTIRGGMQGKEAVKHILEYDPEAKVLVSSGYSNDPVLSHYTDYGFCGVVPKPFNLSALKIIFSKVFEER
- a CDS encoding HDOD domain-containing protein — translated: MAFDLAQIKQAIEKSIPLAFTTHTLTHDTCEKLEVILELFLKELGEEKIKNQLSYCMRELTENGRKANLKRLYFNETGLNINNYKDYRKGMENFKDQVFGNLDSYFQKLKDLNLYTKVIFHANTSFFTLSVKNNVPIMGYELKRIEERIIHSRSFKTMEDAFKSVIDSTEGAGLGIVILILMLRKIGLSEDSFSIQKDGEDTIAKIVIPRSDIILDNLDPLVKKMVDEIKVLPQFPEHITSLQRLLSNPDSSFSEIARVVKTDPALTGDLLKVVNSAQYMLRNKVTDVEEALKMIGFRGMRNLLYSYGSQNLLSEKYGIMKELWEHSYKAAFYGYHLAKNFNFRKILDDVYVSALLHDLGKVVVEFLHPDLLESIKNFSTERGMSAEIFEKFTIGLHHAEIGARIAEHWHFPDQLIAAIRYHHEPDQCDDSVMELVSTVYLANSLCDIERAQLTFEQMEPAVLTFFNLSTRESINFLHERLKTAFQQDKEKTSG